In Rutidosis leptorrhynchoides isolate AG116_Rl617_1_P2 chromosome 2, CSIRO_AGI_Rlap_v1, whole genome shotgun sequence, one genomic interval encodes:
- the LOC139891937 gene encoding amino acid transporter AVT1I-like, with the protein MEAIKQEEHSVTIPLLFGNGDMEKNAKDEQCISIGNASFISTCFNGLNALSGIGILSVPYALASGGWLSLILLIVIASSTFYTGLLIKRCMDADETIKSYPDIGDRAFGKTGRMLVSISMNVELYLVATGFIILEGDNLSNLFADIDFNIYGTRIGAKSGFMVLVAIVILPTIWSDNMSILSYVSATGVLASVIIVGSILWAGAFDGIGFHEKGKVVNWSGVPSAISLYAFCYCAHPVFPTLYTSMRNRRQFSKVLFVCFTICTITYSLMAVIGYLMFGSNLESQITLNLPTNNISSRIAIWTTLITPIAKYALMLTPIVNAIEAQFQSSHNIKMNRFLIRTILMISTVVVALSIPSFGYLMSLVGALLSSTASITIPCLCYLKISGIYRKIGIELVFIGLVVLIGLIVTVVGTYVSLVDIISHL; encoded by the exons ATGGAGGCTATAAAACAGGAAGAACACTCAGTTACAATACCACTATTGTTTGGCAATGGGGATATGGAAAAGAATGCAAAAGATGAGCAATGCATAAGCATAGGCAATGCTTCTTTCATCAGTACTTGTTTCAATGGTCTCAATGCTCTCTCAG GAATCGGGATACTTTCCGTTCCGTACGCATTAGCATCAGGAGGATGGTTGAGCTTGATACTACTCATCGTAATTGCCAGCTCAACTTTCTACACTGGATTATTAATCAAAAGATGTATGGATGCTGACGAAACAATAAAAAGTTACCCCGATATTGGTGATCGTGCATTTGGGAAAACAGGAAGAATGTTAGTTTCGATCTCGATGAATGTAGAGCTCTACTTAGTTGCAACAGGTTTTATAATCCTAGAAGGTGATAATTTGAGCAACTTATTCGCGGACATAGATTTTAATATCTATGGCACTCGTATTGGTGCGAAAAGTGGATTTATGGTCCTTGTTGCTATCGTTATACTCCCTACTATTTGGTCAGACAACATGAGCATCCTTTCGTATGTATCGGCAACTGGAGTTTTAGCCTCCGTGATCATCGTAGGCTCGATCTTGTGGGCTGGTGCGTTTGATGGTATTGGTTTTCATGAAAAGGGTAAGGTTGTAAATTGGAGTGGAGTACCTTCGGCTATTAGCTTATACGCGTTCTGCTACTGTGCTCATCCGGTTTTTCCTACTCTTTATACTTCCATGAGAAACCGACGTCAATTCTCAAAG GTGTTGTTCGTCTGTTTTACAATTTGTACAATTACCTACTCATTGATGGCGGTTATCGGCTACCTTATGTTTGGTTCAAATTTAGAGTCACAAATTACCTTAAACCTTCCAACTAACAATATTAGCTCAAGAATAGCCATATGGACTACTCTCATTACTCCAATAGCTAAATATGCATTAATGCTAACACCAATTGTCAATGCTATTGAAGCACAGTTTCAATCATCTCACAACATAAAGATGAATAGGTTCCTAATTAGAACAATTCTGATGATAAGCACTGTAGTTGTAGCCCTGTCCATCCCCTCTTTCGGATATCTGATGTCACTTGTGGGAGCGTTATTAAGTTCCACAGCTTCAATAACAATACCGTGTTTGTGCTACTTGAAGATTTCGGGCATCTACAGAAAAATTGGCATCGAACTGGTGTTTATTGGGCTCGTTGTGTTAATTGGTTTAATTGTTACAGTCGTTGGTACTTACGTATCATTAGTTGATATAATAAGCCATTTATGA